Below is a genomic region from Pseudomonas berkeleyensis.
GATCGTGCCCTGGGCCGCGGCCGGTGGTGGCAAGGTCAACCTGATCGGCCATAGCCAGGGGTCGCCGACTTCGCGTGTGGCCGCTTCGCTACGTCCGGATCTGGTGGCCTCGGTGACCTCGATCAACGGCGTCAACAAGGGCTCGAAAGTGGCCGATGTGGTGCGCGGTGTGCTGCCGCCGGGCAGCGGTATCGAAGGCGGCGCCAATGCCATCGCCAATGCTCTTGGCGCGGTGATCAACCTGCTTTCCGGAGCAAGCAATCCGCAGAGCGGCATCAACGCCCTGGGTACCCTGACCACCTCGGGCACCGCCGCGCTCAACAGCCGTCATCCCTGGGGCGTCAATACCAGCAGCTACTGCGCCAAATCCACTGAAGTGCACAACGTGCGCGGGCACAGCATCCGCTACTACTCGTGGACCGGTAACTCGTCCTACACCAACGTGCTCGACGCCGCCGACCCATTCCTGGCCTTCACCGGTCTGGTGTTCGGCAGCGAGAAGAACGATGGCCTGGTGGGCGTGTGCTCCACTTACCTGGGGCAGGTGATCGACGACAGCTACAACATGAACCATGTCGATGCGATCAACCACCTGTTCGGCATTCGTGGCTGGACCGAGCCGGTTTCGCTGTATCGCCAGCATGCCAACCGCCTGAAGAACAAGGGCGTCTGATCCAGATGAACGCGGCGGGGTAATGCCCGCCGCAATGAGGTTGCATGTCCAGGTTCTTCAGCCTTTCCCTGGTTGCCGTGGTGCTGGTGGGTGGACTTACCCTGTACTGGCGCTGGCCGGCGGCCGTGCCCGAAACAGCACCCGTCACGGCGCTCACGGTAGCGCCGATGCAGGCCGCGCCGGGCGAGGTTTCAGCCTTCTCCGCGGCAACACCCGATGATACGCAGACGCCAGTGGCCGCGACCTTGCCCAGCCTGGTCGATACCGAGGTCGATGGCCAGTTGCGCACTGACGCAGCCGGTAATCTGGTGCTGGATCTGGCGGTTCGTGACTACTTCGATTACTTCCTCAGTGCAGTCGATCATTCCGGGCTCGATACGGTGATCGAGGCGCTGCTGGCCGATGCCGGGCGGCGTCTGCCGGAGCCGGCGCTTGGGCAGATGATCAGCCTGCTCGGCGATTACCTGGACTACAAACGCGCCAGCATGGCGCTGATGCAGCAGCCGCTGGATGCGCAACAGCAGATCGAGCCGAAGGCGCAGTTGCAGGCACTGCAGTCGGCTTTTGCCCGTCTCGACGAGTTGCGCCGTGCCCATTTCTCTGCGGCCGCGCAGGAGGCGCTATTCGGCGCCGAACAGGCCTATGCCCGTTTCACACTCGATAGCCTGGCATTGCAGCAGCGCGATGATCTCGGTGAAGCCCAGCGCACGCAGATGCTCGAACAATTGCGTGAGCGTCTGCCTGACGCGCTGCGCGCAAGCGAGCAGCGCCAGCAACTGGCCCTGAAGCAACTGCAGCGCAGCGAGCAACTCTGGCGTGATGGCGCGGACGAGCAGCAGGTGCGCGAATTCCTGGCGATGACCTATGATCCGCACACCGTGCAGCGCCTGCTGGATGAACAGCGCCGCGAGCGCGATTGGCAGCAGCACTACCAGGCCTATCGCAATGAGTTGGCCAGCCTGCAAGGCAGGGGGCTGAGCGAAGCAGATGGCGAGCAACTGCAGCGTCAGCTGCGCGAGCGGTTGTTCAGCAGTGAAGACCGACACCGTGTGGAAACCTATGACGCCATCGCTGCGAAACAGCCGGAGCCGCTCGAACCCTGAGGGCGCTGCCCATGAGTGAGCGTCTGCTCCTGGCTCAGCAGCGCCGAGGTTATCGCTCACTGCGTTTCGTCGCCGAGCTGGAGGCGGGTTTCGCCGAGCACCGGGTGCAGCGCATTCGCCGGCGTCTGCCCCTGATTGCGCCTACCGCCGCGTTGTTCCAGCTGATCTATGCGTTGCTCGATTTTCTGCTCATGCCGCTGGCGGTCAGCCTGTCGGTGCTACCGCTACGCATGCTTGCACTGGTGGCGCTGGCGTTGTCCTTTTTCTACTGTCGGCGGGCCGAGGCGCCACCTGCCAGGGTGCCGTTGACCTACGCCGCGGCCTACTGGATCAACGGTGTCAGCGTCGCACTGATCGTGCACCTGTGCTGGCAGCAGGGCGTGCCGATGCCCTATGACGGCCTGTTCCTCATCCTGTTGTTCGG
It encodes:
- a CDS encoding esterase/lipase family protein, with protein sequence MRRVYTTALATLALLGAVEAQANYTKTKYPIVLVHGVTGFNTIGGLVNYFHTIPWNLERDGARVHVASVAAFNDSEQRGAELARQIVPWAAAGGGKVNLIGHSQGSPTSRVAASLRPDLVASVTSINGVNKGSKVADVVRGVLPPGSGIEGGANAIANALGAVINLLSGASNPQSGINALGTLTTSGTAALNSRHPWGVNTSSYCAKSTEVHNVRGHSIRYYSWTGNSSYTNVLDAADPFLAFTGLVFGSEKNDGLVGVCSTYLGQVIDDSYNMNHVDAINHLFGIRGWTEPVSLYRQHANRLKNKGV
- a CDS encoding lipase secretion chaperone, with translation MSRFFSLSLVAVVLVGGLTLYWRWPAAVPETAPVTALTVAPMQAAPGEVSAFSAATPDDTQTPVAATLPSLVDTEVDGQLRTDAAGNLVLDLAVRDYFDYFLSAVDHSGLDTVIEALLADAGRRLPEPALGQMISLLGDYLDYKRASMALMQQPLDAQQQIEPKAQLQALQSAFARLDELRRAHFSAAAQEALFGAEQAYARFTLDSLALQQRDDLGEAQRTQMLEQLRERLPDALRASEQRQQLALKQLQRSEQLWRDGADEQQVREFLAMTYDPHTVQRLLDEQRRERDWQQHYQAYRNELASLQGRGLSEADGEQLQRQLRERLFSSEDRHRVETYDAIAAKQPEPLEP